The following proteins come from a genomic window of Caloenas nicobarica isolate bCalNic1 chromosome 6, bCalNic1.hap1, whole genome shotgun sequence:
- the LOC135990539 gene encoding olfactory receptor 14J1-like, with product MSNSSSITQFLLLPFADTRELQLLHFGLFLGIYLAALLGNGLIITTIACDQHLHTPMYLFLLNLSVLDLGFISTTVPKSMTNSLYDTRTISYSGCSAQVFFFLFLMSAEFFALTIMSYDRYVAICKPLHYGTLLGSRACVHMAAAAWASGFLIAVLHTANTFSVPLCKGNAVDQFFCEIPQILKLSCSHSYLREAGFVMFNASVFWWCFLFVVLSYVQIFRAVLRIPSEQGRHKAFSTCLPHLAVVSLFISMGSFAYLKPRSVFSPSLDLLVAVLYSVVPPAVNPLIYSMRNQELKGSIRKVLADVFLSGSKFSITLQG from the coding sequence atgtccaacagcagctccatcacccagttcctcctcctgccattcgcagacacacgggagctgcagctcttgcacttcgggctcttcctgggcatctacctggctgccctcctgggcaacggcctcatcatcaccaccatagcctgtgaccagcacctccacacccccatgtaccTCTTCCTCCTTAATCTCTCTGTTCTTGACCTTGGATTCATCTctaccactgtccccaaatcaaTGACCAATTCCCTCTATGACACCAGAACCATTTCCTACTCAGGATGTTCTGCCCAGGtgttcttctttttgtttttaatgtcagCAGAATTTTTTGCTCTCACgatcatgtcctacgaccgctatgttgccatctgcaaaccactgcactacgggaccctcctgggcagcagagcttgtgtccacatggcagcagctgcctgggccagtgggtttctcattGCTGTCCTGCACAcggcaaatacattttcagtacCCCTCTGCAAGGGtaatgctgtggaccagttcttctgtgaaatcccccagatcctcaagctctcctgctcacactcctacctcagggaagctgggttTGTCATGTTTAATGCTTCTGtattttggtggtgttttctgtttgttgtgctgtcctatgtgcagatcttcagggccgtgctgaggatcccctctgagcagggacggcacaaagccttttccacgtgtctccctcacctggccgtggtctccctgtttatCAGTATGGGTTCCTTTGCCTATCTGAAGCCCCGCTCtgtcttctctccttccctggacctgCTAGTGGCagttctgtactcggtggtgcctccagcagtgaaccccctcatctacagcatgaggaaccaagAGCTCAAGGGGTCTATCAGGAAAGTTCTTGCAGATGTGTTTCTCAGTGGTAGTAAATTTTCCATCACTCTTCAGGGATGA